One Natrinema halophilum genomic window carries:
- a CDS encoding 50S ribosomal protein L14 → MEAMKADVTQGLKKGSLVTCADNTGARELKVISVAGYQGTKNRQPKAGIGDKVTVSVTKGTPEMRRQVLEAVVVRQRKSIRRPDGTRLKFEDNAAVIIDENEEPRGTEIKGPIAREVAERFGAIASTATMIV, encoded by the coding sequence ATGGAGGCGATGAAGGCCGACGTCACCCAGGGCCTCAAAAAGGGCTCGCTGGTTACGTGTGCCGACAACACCGGCGCACGCGAACTGAAGGTCATCAGCGTTGCGGGCTATCAGGGGACGAAGAACCGCCAGCCGAAGGCTGGAATCGGTGACAAGGTGACTGTTTCAGTCACGAAAGGGACCCCCGAGATGCGCCGACAGGTCCTCGAGGCCGTCGTCGTCCGCCAGCGGAAGTCGATCCGCCGGCCGGACGGCACGCGGCTCAAGTTCGAGGACAACGCGGCGGTCATCATCGACGAGAACGAAGAGCCCCGCGGAACGGAGATCAAGGGGCCGATCGCCCGCGAAGTCGCAGAGCGCTTCGGAGCAATCGCCAGCACGGCGACGATGATCGTATAG
- a CDS encoding 30S ribosomal protein S19, translated as MSQEYRTGREGEFTYRGHTLEELQEMELDEVVELLPARQRRSIERGLSIEKEKLLEEAREAGEEETANAPLRTHLRDMPILPEFVGLTFEVYNGQSFERVRVEPEMIGHYLGEFQLTRTSVEHGQAGIGATRSSKFVPLK; from the coding sequence ATGAGTCAGGAGTACCGAACCGGCCGCGAAGGTGAATTCACCTACCGCGGCCACACGCTCGAGGAGCTGCAGGAGATGGAGCTCGACGAAGTCGTGGAACTGCTACCCGCACGACAGCGGCGAAGTATCGAACGCGGCCTCTCCATCGAGAAGGAGAAGCTTCTCGAGGAGGCCCGCGAGGCGGGTGAGGAAGAGACGGCGAACGCGCCACTGCGAACGCACCTGCGGGATATGCCGATCCTGCCGGAGTTCGTTGGACTGACTTTCGAGGTCTACAACGGACAGTCGTTCGAGCGCGTACGCGTCGAACCGGAGATGATCGGCCACTATCTCGGCGAGTTCCAGTTGACGCGGACCTCCGTCGAACACGGACAGGCCGGCATCGGCGCGACCCGATCCTCGAAGTTCGTCCCACTGAAGTGA
- a CDS encoding 30S ribosomal protein S3: protein MADEHQFIENGLQRSQIDEFFQEELGRAGYGGMDVAKTPMGTQIVLKAEKPGMVIGKGGENIRKVTTALEERFNLEDPQIDVQEVDEPDLNARIVADRLANALERGWYFRKAGHTTIDRIMEAGALGAEIVLSGKVTGARSRVEKFNRGYIKHNGEPAEEVVDHGQGVAVMKLGTIGVDVKIIPPGAELPDDFQINEDMDPEELVPEAVEANEAEGVEELLEGEPEAAEAADSGVEAEADEAVETVDEDVEEVIEEEVESDTGEEFDEVEVPGGDEDVEEELDELEEDVEAEAEELVAEMEDEEAADEEDEDEGGDA, encoded by the coding sequence ATGGCTGACGAACACCAATTCATCGAAAACGGCCTGCAGCGGTCCCAAATCGACGAGTTCTTCCAGGAAGAGCTCGGCCGCGCAGGGTACGGTGGTATGGACGTCGCCAAGACGCCGATGGGAACGCAGATCGTCCTCAAGGCGGAAAAGCCCGGGATGGTCATCGGCAAAGGCGGCGAGAACATCCGAAAGGTCACGACGGCCCTGGAGGAGCGGTTCAACCTCGAGGACCCCCAGATCGACGTTCAGGAAGTCGACGAACCCGACCTCAACGCACGGATCGTCGCGGACCGACTGGCGAACGCACTCGAACGCGGCTGGTACTTCCGAAAAGCCGGTCACACGACGATCGACCGGATCATGGAAGCCGGCGCGCTCGGTGCGGAGATCGTCCTCTCTGGAAAGGTGACGGGCGCACGATCGCGCGTCGAAAAGTTCAACCGAGGCTACATCAAGCACAACGGCGAACCCGCAGAGGAGGTCGTCGACCACGGCCAGGGCGTCGCGGTCATGAAACTCGGCACGATCGGCGTGGACGTCAAGATCATTCCGCCGGGTGCCGAGTTGCCCGACGACTTCCAGATCAACGAGGACATGGATCCGGAAGAGCTCGTCCCGGAGGCCGTCGAGGCCAACGAGGCCGAAGGCGTCGAAGAGCTTCTCGAAGGCGAGCCCGAAGCGGCCGAAGCAGCTGACTCCGGCGTCGAGGCCGAAGCCGACGAAGCCGTCGAGACTGTCGACGAGGACGTCGAGGAAGTCATCGAAGAGGAAGTCGAGTCCGATACCGGCGAGGAGTTCGACGAGGTCGAAGTCCCCGGCGGTGACGAGGACGTCGAAGAAGAACTCGACGAACTCGAGGAAGACGTCGAGGCAGAGGCCGAAGAACTCGTCGCGGAGATGGAAGACGAGGAGGCCGCCGACGAGGAAGACGAAGACGAGGGAGGTGACGCCTGA
- a CDS encoding ribonuclease P protein component 1: protein MALTPETLPRHELNGLPVRVVESDDSSRVGLDGRVVIETTKTLSIEIRESGESRVVTVPKSGSTFEFAITDEAADSGKESGTASKLADTQPGGFERSEAADRAGGDAADHRGDDSAWNHRHAAGEDGAYVTVDGSRLLSRPARRTETSGDSPWQ, encoded by the coding sequence ATGGCACTGACACCCGAAACCTTGCCGCGACACGAACTCAACGGACTCCCCGTCCGAGTCGTCGAGAGCGACGACTCTTCGCGGGTTGGTCTCGATGGAAGAGTCGTCATCGAGACGACGAAGACCCTTTCCATAGAGATTCGAGAGAGCGGCGAATCTCGGGTCGTCACGGTGCCGAAATCGGGCTCGACGTTCGAATTCGCGATCACAGATGAAGCCGCCGACTCCGGAAAGGAGTCGGGGACTGCGTCCAAACTGGCCGACACTCAACCCGGGGGTTTCGAGCGATCGGAAGCCGCGGACCGGGCCGGCGGCGATGCCGCCGACCATCGAGGCGATGATTCCGCCTGGAATCACCGCCACGCCGCCGGCGAGGACGGAGCCTACGTTACGGTCGATGGCTCGCGACTGCTCTCACGACCCGCCCGACGCACGGAAACAAGTGGTGATTCACCATGGCAATAG
- the rpmC gene encoding 50S ribosomal protein L29: MAILHVEEIRDMTPAERQEELEELETELLNQKSVLAAGGAPENPGRIGELGRTVARIKTIQREEGDFADEADEE; the protein is encoded by the coding sequence ATGGCGATTCTCCACGTCGAAGAAATCCGCGACATGACGCCTGCCGAACGGCAGGAGGAACTCGAGGAACTCGAGACGGAACTGCTGAACCAGAAGTCCGTCCTCGCAGCCGGCGGGGCCCCGGAGAATCCAGGTCGAATCGGCGAACTGGGTCGCACCGTCGCGCGGATCAAGACGATCCAGCGCGAGGAGGGGGATTTCGCGGACGAAGCCGACGAAGAATAA
- the rplX gene encoding 50S ribosomal protein L24, with product MSKQPHKQRTQTERAPLHERQKQLHATLSDELREEYDTRRTRVNAGDTVEVMRGDHAGDDGEVLRAILEDGTIHVEDVTVETADGEEVPRPLDPSNVRITELDLEDERREARLEGDSE from the coding sequence ATGAGCAAGCAACCACACAAACAGCGAACGCAAACGGAGCGTGCCCCGCTGCACGAGCGACAGAAGCAGCTGCACGCGACGCTGTCCGACGAGCTTCGCGAGGAGTACGACACACGTCGCACCCGCGTCAACGCGGGCGACACCGTCGAGGTCATGCGCGGCGACCACGCCGGCGACGATGGCGAGGTCCTCCGTGCGATCCTCGAAGACGGGACGATTCACGTCGAGGACGTCACCGTTGAGACGGCCGACGGCGAGGAAGTGCCACGGCCGCTCGACCCGTCGAACGTCCGAATCACGGAGCTCGATCTCGAGGACGAGCGTCGCGAGGCGC
- a CDS encoding 50S ribosomal protein L22, producing MGINYSVDADPDATAKAMLRERHMSHKHSKEVARELKGRTVGDARAYLQDVIDETQSVPFKSHNTGAGHRSDVDGWDAGKYPEKVSGEFLDLLENVEANADHQGFDGESMEIVHVAAHKVGESVGRKPRAMGRASSWNTPQVDVEIIVEEQRETAEDDS from the coding sequence ATGGGAATCAACTACTCAGTCGACGCGGATCCGGATGCCACGGCGAAAGCGATGCTCCGGGAGCGTCATATGAGCCACAAGCACAGCAAGGAAGTCGCCCGCGAGCTCAAGGGCCGAACCGTCGGCGACGCCCGAGCGTACCTTCAGGACGTCATCGACGAGACACAGTCGGTGCCGTTTAAGTCCCACAACACCGGCGCCGGACACCGCTCCGACGTCGACGGCTGGGACGCCGGCAAGTATCCCGAGAAGGTCTCGGGCGAGTTCCTCGACCTCCTCGAGAACGTCGAGGCCAACGCGGACCACCAGGGATTCGACGGCGAATCCATGGAAATCGTCCACGTTGCGGCACACAAGGTCGGCGAATCCGTCGGCCGCAAGCCCCGTGCGATGGGGCGAGCGTCGTCCTGGAACACGCCACAGGTCGACGTCGAGATCATCGTCGAAGAACAGCGCGAAACAGCGGAGGACGATAGTTAA
- a CDS encoding 30S ribosomal protein S17 has product MAIGLDVETPPEPENPEEYDYETCPFYGELSVRGQILEGTVVSTDMDKTVVVEREYDVAVPKYDRQMKRRSRIPAHVPGVLEPLSVGDTVKIAETRPLSKTKSHVVVEVTEEATAEDLAELTSQAEPEPELSDEDFAATEPEGDQ; this is encoded by the coding sequence ATGGCAATAGGACTAGACGTTGAAACCCCTCCGGAACCCGAAAACCCGGAGGAATACGACTACGAGACCTGTCCGTTCTACGGCGAACTCTCCGTTCGAGGCCAGATCCTCGAAGGGACCGTCGTATCGACGGACATGGACAAGACCGTAGTCGTCGAGCGAGAGTACGATGTGGCGGTTCCGAAATACGACCGCCAGATGAAACGACGCTCGCGCATCCCGGCTCACGTGCCGGGCGTGCTCGAGCCGCTCTCGGTCGGTGACACGGTCAAGATCGCAGAGACCCGACCACTGTCGAAGACGAAATCGCACGTGGTCGTCGAAGTAACCGAAGAAGCGACTGCGGAAGACCTCGCCGAACTCACGAGTCAGGCCGAGCCTGAGCCGGAGCTTTCCGACGAGGATTTCGCCGCGACCGAACCCGAAGGTGATCAGTGA
- a CDS encoding 50S ribosomal protein L2: MGRRIQGQRRGRGSSTFRAPSHRYKAKLDHKKEEEDDIVRGTVVDIEHDPARSAPIAAVEFEDGDQRLILAPEGITVGEELQVGVSAEIKPGNTLPLAEIPEGVPVCNIEANPGDGGRFARASGTNADLITHDRNAAVVQLPSGEVKRLDPQCRATIGVVAGGGRTEKPMVKAGNKYHKMKARGTKWPRVRGVAMNAVDHPFGGGGRQHPGKPKSVSRDAPPGRKVGDISSRRTGRGGNK; encoded by the coding sequence ATGGGACGACGCATTCAGGGACAACGACGCGGCCGCGGAAGTTCCACGTTCCGTGCCCCGTCACACCGATACAAAGCGAAGCTCGACCACAAGAAAGAAGAGGAAGACGACATCGTGCGTGGGACGGTCGTGGACATCGAACACGACCCGGCCCGGTCCGCACCCATCGCCGCCGTCGAGTTCGAAGACGGCGATCAGCGACTGATCCTCGCGCCCGAAGGCATCACCGTCGGCGAAGAGCTACAGGTCGGCGTGAGCGCGGAGATCAAGCCCGGAAACACGCTTCCGCTCGCTGAGATTCCCGAAGGGGTTCCGGTCTGCAACATCGAGGCGAACCCGGGCGACGGCGGACGGTTCGCCCGCGCCTCGGGAACCAATGCGGACCTGATCACTCACGACCGCAACGCTGCGGTCGTTCAGCTTCCAAGCGGCGAGGTCAAGCGCCTTGATCCGCAGTGTCGGGCCACCATCGGCGTCGTCGCCGGCGGCGGCCGCACGGAGAAGCCGATGGTCAAGGCGGGCAACAAGTACCACAAGATGAAAGCCCGGGGCACAAAGTGGCCTCGCGTCCGTGGTGTTGCGATGAACGCCGTCGACCACCCGTTCGGTGGTGGCGGCCGCCAGCACCCCGGCAAACCCAAGTCCGTCTCGCGGGACGCCCCGCCGGGACGGAAGGTTGGTGACATCTCGTCCCGGCGCACCGGCCGAGGTGGAAACAAATGA
- a CDS encoding 50S ribosomal protein L23, which produces MSSVIEHPLVTEKAMNDMDFENKLQFVVNPDATKPEIRDEVEERFEISVQNINTQVTMNGKKKAIVRLAEDDDAQEIASRIGVF; this is translated from the coding sequence ATGAGCTCGGTCATCGAACACCCCCTCGTGACCGAGAAGGCGATGAACGACATGGACTTCGAGAACAAGCTCCAGTTCGTCGTCAATCCGGACGCGACCAAGCCCGAAATTCGGGACGAGGTCGAGGAACGGTTCGAGATCTCGGTACAGAATATTAACACGCAGGTAACGATGAACGGCAAAAAGAAGGCGATCGTCCGACTGGCAGAGGACGACGACGCACAGGAAATCGCTTCGCGAATCGGGGTGTTCTGA